A stretch of Ischnura elegans chromosome 4, ioIscEleg1.1, whole genome shotgun sequence DNA encodes these proteins:
- the LOC124156847 gene encoding putative nuclease HARBI1, translating to MKMDAEFARYAMEEPYIYVGRMHLRDRQNPIEFYSEAEFLQRYRFSKRTVSDVLLPYVRSERLSNRGLPIPDILKLLIALRFYATGSFQLVCGDLAGVAQGTVSKVIKSISNDLVALLPRYMKLPSSDEDTARCKRTFYEKGQFPGVVGCIDCTHVPIVSPGGELGELYRNRKGWFSLNVQVVAGPNMEIMDIVCRWQGSAHDARIFHNSRLKLRLETNEVKGILLGDSGYPLLPYLFTPVLRPVSASERRYNISHIRTRCTVERTFGVWKRRFPCLSMKLRVKLFTAQKVILACAVLHNVAMQNHDPMPDRMPAMPRLEVPVQRLQPVHGRPNAIRAAFIERHFGDEVNVLEH from the exons ATGAAAATGGACGCTGAATTTGCCAGGTACGCGATGGAAGAGCCGTATATTTATGTTGGAAGAATGCACCTAAGGGATAGGCAGAATCCCATTGAGTTTTATTCAGAAGCGGAATTCCTCCAGAGGTATCGCTTCTCGAAGAGAACGGTATCAGACGTTTTATTACCTTATGTGAGGAGTGAGCGTTTAAGCAACCGTGGTTTGCCGATTCCGGATATTTTGAAGCTGCTAATTGCCTTGAGGTTTTACGCCACCGGGTCATTCCAG TTAGTTTGCGGCGATCTGGCCGGAGTTGCGCAGGGGACGGTGTCAAAAGTAATTAAG AGCATCAGTAATGACCTGGTGGCATTATTACCTCGATACATGAAGTTGCCAAGTTCAGATGAAGATACTGCTAGATGTAAGAGAACGTTTTATGAGAAAGGTCAATTTCCTGGAGTTGTGGGTTGTATTGACTGCACCCATGTTCCCATTGTGAGTCCGGGGGGAGAGTTAGGCGAATTGTACAGAAACCGGAAGGGATGGTTTTCGCTAAATGTGCAG gTCGTTGCCGGTCCAAATATGGAAATAATGGATATAGTTTGCAGATGGCAAGGTTCAGCTCATGATGCTAGAATTTTCCATAACAGTCGACTCAAGTTAAGACTTGAAACCAATGAGGTGAAGGGCATCCTCCTAGGAGATAGTGGGTATCCTCTATTACCATATCTATTTACTCCAGTGTTAAGACCAGTGTCTGCTTCCGAGAGGAG GTACAACATCTCCCACATTAGGACAAGGTGCACCGTGGAGCGTACATTTGGGGTGTGGAAACGTAGATTTCCATGCCTCAGTATGAAGCTCCGCGTGAAGTTATTTACTGCACAGAAGGTCATTTTGGCTTGTGCAGTTCTTCACAATGTGGCTATGCAGAATCATGATCCTATGCCTGATCGTATGCCAGCTATGCCCAGGTTGGAAGTCCCTGTACAAAGACTCCAACCTGTTCACGGTCGCCCAAATGCCATCCGGGCGGCATTCATAGAGAGGCATTTTGGTGATGAg GTCAATGTTCTTGAACATTAG